A genomic stretch from Lathyrus oleraceus cultivar Zhongwan6 chromosome 2, CAAS_Psat_ZW6_1.0, whole genome shotgun sequence includes:
- the LOC127119735 gene encoding uncharacterized protein LOC127119735, whose product MENNQSASDTQDNSMMKSVDQREHSTKGCGDLVTRRLKNRERQRRYRARKRLESGTTDSFDVEQTAAMQVELQPNRNRNNFVTRIYCNRDWKKDARRAHLTKRREMHGSIDHSMTPVNVPEVTCLGTGNKSETMLDRENQSGSSNIGYNETPRTVLCRRDWKAEARRKKN is encoded by the coding sequence ATGGAAAACAATCAAAGTGCTTCTGATACACAAGACAATTCTATGATGAAGTCCGTTGATCAAAGAGAACACTCTACTAAAGGGTGTGGTGACTTAGTGACACGACGTCTGAAGAATCGAGAGAGACAACGTAGATACAGAGCACGTAAGCGTCTAGAATCTGGAACCACTGATTCTTTCGATGTAGAACAGACAGCTGCAATGCAAGTAGAGCTACAACCAAACAGGAATCGCAACAATTTTGTGACACGCATATATTGTAACCGAGATTGGAAAAAGGATGCACGGCGGGCCCATCTTACAAAGCGTCGAGAGATGCACGGGTCTATTGATCATTCCATGACACCAGTTAATGTACCCGAGGTGACATGCTTAGGCACAGGGAACAAGTCAGAAACAATGCTAGACAGAGAAAACCAATCCGGATCTTCTAACATTGGTTATAATGAAACACCAAGGACCGTGCTTTGTCGTAGAGATTGGAAAGcagaagctagaagaaagaaaaACTAG
- the LOC127119736 gene encoding uncharacterized protein LOC127119736: MSLNCLSCSQVLQRTDSFQEVFQEEEYRERNKKVARTWSGNIPPPNKEMIKGGALDKIKAGHRRTHSTGNIPFSSNGPKLVRSSGMRRDWSFENLAEIQQDQRVTCN; this comes from the coding sequence ATGAGTCTCAATTGTCTTTCCTGCAGCCAAGTTTTGCAAAGGACAGACTCATTTCAAGAGGTATTCCAAGAAGAAGAATATAGGGAAAGAAACAAAAAGGTCGCAAGGACATGGTCGGGAAATATACCGCCACCGAACAAAGAGATGATCAAAGGCGGAGCTCTGGACAAGATTAAGGCCGGTCATCGCCGCACTCATAGTACGGGAAATATTCCTTTTTCGAGCAATGGACCAAAGTTGGTGAGGAGTAGTGGAATGAGAAGAGATTGGAGTTTTGAGAATTTGGCTGAGATACAACAAGACCAAAGAGTGACTTGCAATTAA